The DNA segment AGGTCATATATTCTCAACTCTTCTTGAAGGAAAAAAACCGGAATTCCCTTTCTTAGCTCTTATAGTTTCAGGTGGACATACCGAGCTTGTATTGGTGAAAGAATTTGGCAAATATTCAATAATTGGAAAAACGAGAGACGATGCTGTCGGAGAAGCTTTTGATAAAGTGGCAAAACTCTTGGATCTTGGCTATCCGGGAGGGCCGAAAGTTGAAAAGCTTGCAAAAGGTTCCGGAAAGAGGGTGAAATTTCCCGAGGCTATAATGAAAGACGGGAGTTTTGATTTTTCTTTTTCCGGTCTTAAAACCGCTGTTTTAACTTATAAGAATCAAGATAAAAATATTGACTCAAATGCGCTCTGCGCCGGGTTTCAAGATGCGGTCATTGCGGCGCTTCTCAATAAGACAATGGCGGTTGCTGCCAGATGTAAGATCAAAAGAGTTGTTCTTGGCGGGGGAGTTGTAGCTAATAAGACAATCCGCGAGGAATTCATAAAAAAAGGTAAAAAAGAGGATCTTGAGATATTTTTCCCTTCAATTTCACTTTGCACGGATAATGGCGCTATGATAGCTGCAGCAGGTTATTTTAAATTCATAAAAAAAGAATATTCAAATTATAATCTTAATGCCGATCCCGGACTGACCTTATGAGTTTAGCTCTAATAATTCTTATAATAATTGTGATTGCCTATGATTATCTTAACGGGATGAACGATTCCGGAAATATTGTCGCTTCGATGGTCTCTTCCAGATCAATGTCTTTAAGTTCCGCTCTTTTACTTGCTGCCATCTTTGAATTTATTGGTCCTTTTGTTGTAGGTACAGCTGTGGCGAAAACAATAGGCAGCGGTCTTGTTGATCCTTCTGTCATTAATCTAAAAATACTTTATGCCGCAGTACTCGGCGCTATTACCTGGAATATTATTACTCAAGTGCTGGGTTATCCTTCAAGTTCTTCCCATGCGCTTCTTGGTGGAATAATCGGAGCCGTTGCAGTCTCGGCAGGAGTTAATGCAATAAAATATATGGGAGTTCTGAAAATTCTTATTGTACTTTTAGTTTCTCCCCTTCTCGGTTTTCTGATTACTTTTATTGTTATGAAACTGCTTTTTTATCTAAGCAGTAGTGCCACGCCAAAAATAAATAGAATTTTCAAATACTTGCAGGTGCCTTCTTCTATATTTCTTGCCATAAGCCACGGCGGTAACGATGCGCAGAAATCCATGGGTATTATTGTAATAGGACTTATTACATGCGGAATACAGAGTGCTTTTTTAATACCCTTTTGGGTTATGATACTTTGTTCTTTAGCCCTTGCCTCCGGTATACTTACGGGAGGGATGAGGATAATGAAAACCCTTGGTTCTAAGGTTTTTAAAGTCAAACCTATTCACGGTTTTGGTATTCAATTTTCTTCTGCGTTGGTTATCTGTTCTGCCGCTTTAATAGGAAGCCCGGTTTCAACGACGCATGTTGTATCTTCTTCCGTGATCGGCGCCGGCAGCAGTGTCGGACTAAATAAAGTCAGGTGGGGAACAGTAACAGATATCATTCTTTCCTGGGTGTTGACAGTCCCTTTTTCCGCTCTAATTGCTATTGTCTTTTATTATGGTATAATGTATATTAATCCTTAAGTGCAAAAGTAAAAGGAGCGATGAATTATGGTGTTTTTCAGAAAAAAAATAGATTTCTTCAGCATACTTGGAGAGCAGACCGCCAAGACCCTGGAAGGTATGCAGGCGCTTGAAGAATATATGAAAAATCCGACGGAAGAACGCGTAAAAAAAGTATTTGATCTGGAGAGGGACGCTGATAGTATAAGGCGGACCTTGATAGATAATCTCAATAAAACATTCGCGACTCCTATTGACAGGGAAGATCTCTTCGAACTTTCGAGAGAAATTGATGATATTATTGATTACGCTAAAAGTACCGTGGATGAGATGCAGCTTTTGGAGATTAAGACCAGCGAACATCTTGTAAAGATGGTTGGTTTACTTGTAAAAGCGACGCTGGAGATCAAAGATGCCGTCGGACGTCTCAAAGAAAATCCTAATATCGCAACCGAACATGCTCTCCGTGCTAAAAAACTTGAAAACGAAATAGAACTGGTTTACAGGGATGCCTTAAAGGAATTATTTAAAGGTACTGATGTGATCTATATGCTAAAAACCCGGGAGATTTACAGACATTTGAGCAACGCCGGCGACAGAGTAGATCAGGTGGCAAATGTAATTTCAAGTATTGTCGTAAAAATGAATTAAAAGTAAATGACTAAGATCAAAGCACTAAGCACTAAACGTAAGGAAGTATATTAATATAATTACAACGATTTAGTTTAGTGCTTAGAATTTAGTCATTAGTTATTTTTCTAAAGGGGGGTTTTATGGATCATATAAAAAAACATATAAAGGATGTACCCGATTTTCCTAAAAAAGGAATAGTGTTTAAAGACATTACTCCTTTATTGATGAACCCAAAAGCCCTGCAAAAGGTAATAGACAAATGGGTGGGTCAGCTTAAAAAGTTTAAAATAAATAAGGTCGTGGCTATGGAATCCAGGGGCTTTTTGTTCGGCGTTCCTATTGCTTTAAGGCTTAAAGCCGGTTTTGTACCTGTAAGAAAACCGGGAAAACTGCCGAGAAAGACCATAAGCCAGTCTTTTGCTCTTGAATACGGGAAGGATAAACTGGAGATTCATCAAGATGCCATAAAAAAAGGCGATAGAGTACTCATTGTCGATGATGTGCTTGCGACGGGAGGGACTGCCGAAGCGGTGACCAAACTCGTTGAAAAGCTTGGCGGCAATATTAAATCGGTGGCATTTTTGATGGAACTTACATTTTTAAATGGCCGGAATAAGCTTAAAGGGTATAATATAAGTTCTCATATTAAATACTAGGAGAAACTTAGTGGCAGATCTGATTCCAGAACAAAGAAAGAAAACTAATCTCTATGCGCTTGCAGGTGTGTTGGTCTCTTTTTTTCTTGCGGGCT comes from the Candidatus Firestonebacteria bacterium RIFOXYD2_FULL_39_29 genome and includes:
- a CDS encoding tRNA (adenosine(37)-N6)-threonylcarbamoyltransferase complex transferase subunit TsaD, which gives rise to MANREVIILGIETSCDDTGVALVKNGEKTLASVVSSQIKIHSEFGGVVPELASRSHLENIYIVIDEALKQAELGLEDIDGVAVTYGPGLVGSILVGIEAAKAIAYVYNKPLIGVNHLEGHIFSTLLEGKKPEFPFLALIVSGGHTELVLVKEFGKYSIIGKTRDDAVGEAFDKVAKLLDLGYPGGPKVEKLAKGSGKRVKFPEAIMKDGSFDFSFSGLKTAVLTYKNQDKNIDSNALCAGFQDAVIAALLNKTMAVAARCKIKRVVLGGGVVANKTIREEFIKKGKKEDLEIFFPSISLCTDNGAMIAAAGYFKFIKKEYSNYNLNADPGLTL
- a CDS encoding adenine phosphoribosyltransferase, producing MDHIKKHIKDVPDFPKKGIVFKDITPLLMNPKALQKVIDKWVGQLKKFKINKVVAMESRGFLFGVPIALRLKAGFVPVRKPGKLPRKTISQSFALEYGKDKLEIHQDAIKKGDRVLIVDDVLATGGTAEAVTKLVEKLGGNIKSVAFLMELTFLNGRNKLKGYNISSHIKY